A stretch of the Mycolicibacterium celeriflavum genome encodes the following:
- a CDS encoding VOC family protein encodes MLRIASAQIWVHDQDVALKFWTEKVGMEVRQDVSLPDENTPFRWLTVGPPGQDDFSLVLMAVPGAPVMDEATRQQVLDLTAKGFAGTVFLTTDDCQRSFEELRTRGVEFTEEPHQMPYGIDSGFRDPSGNSVRLTQLTDFPAHTG; translated from the coding sequence ATGTTGAGAATCGCGAGCGCCCAGATATGGGTTCACGACCAGGACGTGGCATTGAAGTTTTGGACCGAGAAGGTCGGAATGGAAGTGCGCCAAGATGTTTCGCTTCCCGATGAGAACACGCCGTTCCGGTGGCTGACGGTGGGCCCGCCGGGACAAGACGACTTTTCGCTGGTCTTGATGGCCGTGCCCGGCGCGCCGGTGATGGACGAAGCCACCCGTCAGCAGGTGCTCGATCTCACCGCGAAGGGGTTCGCCGGCACGGTATTCCTCACCACCGACGACTGCCAGCGCTCCTTCGAGGAACTGAGAACTCGCGGGGTGGAGTTCACCGAGGAGCCGCACCAGATGCCGTACGGCATCGATTCCGGCTTCCGTGATCCGTCCGGAAACAGCGTGCGGCTCACCCAATTGACGGACTTCCCGGCCCATACTGGTTGA
- a CDS encoding helix-turn-helix domain-containing protein, whose product MEAKAEESVDAKVRRRLRELRMQRGLTLEEVAGRSNIDVSTLSRLESGKRRLALDHLPRLAAALSVSTDELLRAPEAEDPRVRSGSHTAHGITYWPLTRQAAGGLHAFKIRISARRRTPPAELPVHEGQDWMYVLSGQLRLILGERDFTVKPGEAVEFSTWTPHWFGVVDGPVEAITIFGPHGERLHLHDSSR is encoded by the coding sequence ATGGAGGCAAAAGCAGAAGAGAGCGTCGACGCGAAGGTGCGGCGCAGACTGCGCGAACTGCGCATGCAGCGCGGCCTGACCCTCGAGGAGGTCGCGGGACGGTCGAACATCGACGTGTCGACGCTGAGCCGACTCGAATCCGGCAAGCGCCGCCTCGCGCTGGACCACCTGCCGAGGTTGGCCGCCGCGCTGTCGGTGAGCACCGACGAACTACTGCGCGCACCGGAAGCCGAGGATCCCCGGGTGCGCAGCGGATCTCACACGGCACACGGGATCACGTACTGGCCACTGACCCGCCAGGCCGCGGGCGGTCTGCACGCGTTCAAGATCAGGATCAGCGCCCGGCGCCGCACCCCGCCCGCCGAACTGCCGGTGCACGAGGGCCAGGATTGGATGTACGTGCTGTCCGGTCAACTGCGGCTGATCCTCGGTGAGCGGGATTTCACAGTCAAACCTGGTGAGGCCGTTGAGTTTTCCACCTGGACGCCGCACTGGTTCGGGGTGGTCGACGGGCCAGTTGAAGCGATAACGATCTTCGGGCCGCATGGTGAGCGGCTCCATCTTCACGACTCGTCAAGGTAG
- a CDS encoding enoyl-CoA hydratase/isomerase family protein — protein MTDYETLTFEHTGAIARITLNRPDAANGMNATMTRELAAAAKQCDTDATKVVVLTGSGRFFCAGGDLKSFASAADRGSHIKGVADDLHRAISTFARMNAVLITAVNGTAAGAGFSIAVTGDLVLAAESASFTMAYTRVGLSPDGSASYYLPRLIGITKTKELMLTNRTLSAQEASAWGLVTEVVADAELADRAAKLADQMAATPAGSNGGIKQLLLGTFMNGLEEQMEFESRLIAERAVSSDGVEGVDAFLAKRKPAFQ, from the coding sequence GTGACCGATTACGAAACGTTGACCTTCGAGCACACCGGCGCCATCGCCCGTATCACGCTGAACCGGCCGGACGCGGCAAACGGCATGAACGCCACCATGACTCGTGAACTGGCCGCCGCCGCCAAGCAATGCGATACCGACGCGACCAAGGTCGTCGTGCTCACCGGATCGGGCCGGTTCTTCTGCGCCGGTGGAGATTTGAAGTCGTTCGCGTCAGCGGCGGACCGGGGCTCTCACATCAAGGGCGTCGCCGACGATCTGCACCGGGCGATATCGACTTTCGCACGGATGAACGCGGTGCTGATCACCGCGGTGAACGGTACCGCGGCGGGCGCGGGGTTCTCGATCGCGGTGACCGGCGATCTGGTGCTGGCCGCGGAGTCCGCGTCGTTCACGATGGCCTACACCCGGGTGGGGTTGAGCCCCGACGGCAGCGCGTCGTACTACCTGCCGCGGCTCATCGGGATCACCAAGACCAAGGAGCTCATGCTGACCAACCGCACCCTCTCCGCGCAGGAGGCGTCGGCATGGGGTTTGGTCACCGAGGTGGTTGCCGACGCCGAGCTGGCCGACCGGGCCGCGAAGCTGGCCGATCAAATGGCCGCCACCCCAGCCGGTTCCAACGGCGGCATCAAGCAGCTGCTGCTCGGGACGTTCATGAACGGACTCGAGGAGCAGATGGAGTTCGAGAGCCGGCTCATCGCCGAACGCGCGGTTTCCAGCGACGGCGTCGAGGGCGTCGACGCCTTTCTGGCCAAGCGCAAGCCAGCCTTTCAGTAG
- the panB gene encoding 3-methyl-2-oxobutanoate hydroxymethyltransferase, with translation MSEQTVYGAASAPRSKIRTLHLHKWKAEGHKWAMLTAYDYSTARIFDDAGIPVLLVGDSAANVVYGYDTTVPVSIDELIPLVRGVVRGAAHALVVADLPFGSYEEGARQALSTATRFLKETGAHAVKLEGGERVVEQIATLSAAGIPVMAHIGFTPQSVNGLGGFRVQGRGDAAEQTIHDAIAVQEAGAFSVVMEMVPAELATQITGKLTIPTIGIGAGPNCDAQVLVWQDMAGMTNGKTAKFVKRFGDVGGELRRAAEQYADEVAGGVFPADEHSF, from the coding sequence ATGTCTGAGCAGACTGTCTACGGCGCTGCCTCCGCACCGCGGAGCAAGATCCGCACCCTACATCTGCACAAATGGAAGGCCGAAGGCCACAAGTGGGCGATGCTCACCGCGTACGACTACTCGACCGCGCGCATCTTCGACGACGCCGGTATCCCGGTGCTGTTGGTCGGCGATTCGGCCGCCAACGTCGTCTACGGCTATGACACGACCGTGCCCGTGAGCATCGACGAGCTGATCCCGCTGGTGCGCGGTGTGGTGCGCGGCGCCGCGCACGCGCTGGTCGTGGCCGACCTGCCGTTCGGCAGTTATGAAGAAGGCGCTCGCCAAGCTCTTTCCACGGCCACCCGATTCCTCAAGGAGACCGGCGCGCACGCGGTCAAGCTCGAGGGCGGCGAGCGCGTGGTCGAACAGATCGCGACGCTGAGCGCGGCGGGCATCCCGGTCATGGCGCACATCGGCTTCACCCCGCAGAGCGTCAACGGGCTGGGCGGGTTTCGCGTGCAGGGCCGCGGTGACGCCGCCGAGCAAACCATTCACGACGCCATCGCCGTGCAGGAAGCGGGCGCCTTCTCCGTCGTGATGGAGATGGTGCCGGCCGAACTGGCCACCCAGATCACCGGCAAGCTGACGATCCCCACCATCGGAATCGGCGCGGGCCCGAACTGCGACGCGCAAGTGCTGGTCTGGCAGGACATGGCCGGGATGACCAACGGCAAGACCGCCAAGTTCGTCAAGCGCTTCGGCGATGTCGGCGGTGAACTCCGCCGTGCCGCAGAGCAATATGCCGACGAGGTGGCCGGCGGGGTGTTCCCCGCCGACGAGCACTCGTTCTGA
- a CDS encoding helix-turn-helix transcriptional regulator, with amino-acid sequence MAQVPPARYLMRAKDLVDARYAEPITVDDLAAAAGLSRAHFSRMFTRTFGESPHSYLQTRRLERAAALLRYTDRSVADICVMVGLASVGSFTTSFARVYGKPPAAYRASMPPASVHARVPSCVLKRDTRPPADSRVRKTAHGEKTGRRPAS; translated from the coding sequence ATGGCGCAGGTTCCTCCGGCGCGCTATCTCATGCGCGCCAAAGATCTGGTCGACGCGCGCTATGCCGAGCCCATCACCGTCGACGACCTAGCCGCCGCGGCCGGGTTGTCGCGGGCGCATTTCAGCCGGATGTTCACTCGCACTTTCGGCGAATCGCCGCATTCCTATCTGCAGACCCGGCGGCTGGAGCGGGCAGCGGCACTGTTGCGGTACACCGACCGCTCGGTGGCCGATATCTGCGTGATGGTCGGGTTGGCCAGCGTCGGATCGTTCACCACGTCATTCGCCCGGGTGTACGGCAAGCCGCCGGCGGCCTACCGCGCCAGCATGCCGCCGGCCTCCGTGCACGCCCGGGTGCCCAGCTGCGTTCTCAAACGCGACACCCGCCCGCCCGCCGACAGTCGGGTCCGCAAGACAGCACACGGGGAGAAGACGGGCCGGCGACCGGCGTCGTAG
- a CDS encoding bifunctional RNase H/acid phosphatase, with amino-acid sequence MKVVVEADGGSRGNPGPAGYGSVVWSADRAAVLAESKEAIGRATNNVAEYRGLIAGLGEAASLGASEVDVFMDSKLVVEQMSGRWKVKHPDLAPLHRQARELAARFDRVTYTWISRSKNSHADRLANEAMDAAAESLSGPAQATPQQAPNPVAWSGARGAPTRFLLLRHGQTELSVHRRYSGRGNPALTDLGRRQAEAAAQYLARKGGIAAVITSPLQRAYDTATAAAKALGLDVSVDDDLIETDFGAWEGLTFTEAAERNPDLHRRWLRDTSTAPPQGESFDAAAERVGRARARIITEHEGDTVLVVSHVTPIKTLLRMALDGGASILYRLHLDLASLSIAEFYPDGAASVRLVNQTAYLDES; translated from the coding sequence GTGAAGGTCGTCGTCGAGGCGGACGGGGGCTCGCGGGGTAACCCCGGACCTGCCGGCTACGGCTCGGTGGTGTGGTCGGCTGACCGCGCCGCCGTGCTCGCCGAGAGCAAGGAGGCGATCGGCCGCGCCACCAACAACGTCGCGGAGTATCGCGGGCTGATTGCCGGCCTCGGCGAGGCGGCCAGTCTGGGCGCGAGCGAAGTCGATGTGTTCATGGATTCCAAGCTCGTGGTGGAGCAGATGTCGGGGCGCTGGAAGGTCAAGCATCCCGACCTCGCCCCCCTGCATCGGCAGGCCCGGGAACTCGCTGCGCGCTTCGACCGGGTCACGTACACGTGGATCTCGCGGTCGAAGAACAGTCATGCCGACCGGTTGGCGAACGAGGCGATGGACGCCGCGGCCGAATCACTCAGCGGCCCAGCGCAAGCCACGCCGCAGCAGGCGCCGAATCCGGTGGCGTGGAGCGGGGCGCGGGGCGCGCCGACCCGGTTTCTGCTGCTGCGGCACGGTCAGACGGAGTTGTCGGTGCATCGCCGGTATTCGGGCCGCGGCAACCCGGCGTTGACCGACCTCGGACGACGCCAGGCCGAAGCGGCTGCACAGTATCTGGCCCGGAAAGGCGGAATCGCCGCCGTCATCACCTCGCCGCTGCAGCGCGCCTATGACACCGCGACGGCGGCGGCCAAGGCGCTCGGCCTGGACGTCTCTGTCGACGACGACCTGATCGAGACCGACTTCGGCGCGTGGGAGGGGCTGACGTTCACCGAAGCCGCCGAGCGGAATCCCGACCTGCACCGGCGCTGGCTGCGGGACACCTCCACGGCACCGCCGCAGGGGGAGAGTTTCGATGCCGCCGCCGAGCGGGTCGGCCGGGCGAGGGCGCGGATCATCACCGAGCATGAGGGGGACACCGTGTTGGTTGTCTCGCACGTGACTCCGATCAAGACGCTTCTGCGCATGGCGCTCGACGGTGGCGCGAGCATCCTCTACCGGCTTCATCTCGACCTGGCGTCGCTGTCGATCGCGGAGTTCTATCCCGACGGCGCGGCCTCGGTGCGGCTGGTCAATCAGACCGCCTACCTTGACGAGTCGTGA
- a CDS encoding HNH endonuclease signature motif containing protein has protein sequence MFDQLVAAAVGTRGAAAVGRWARVENAACARRLLASAEVLERLLSEAGAVDREQWCIDNWSMAAAEVAAAQGVSLGVASHQLLIADELRHRLPRVAEVFATGAVSYRMVAEVAARTRLIRDAEAMAKVDTELAAQIGGWGSLSVGKLHSAIDYWVDRYDPAAVRRSEAHARDRYVDIYDPDDGSGTASIQGSLLATDTEALDQRLDAMAAAVCDADPRTVDQRRSDALGAWGRGADRLQCACGSEDCEAAAATTSAVVIHVVAREESLTDDTPAHLDGEAPRPSGEPTGPAATDPGYLMGRGMLPAPLLASKLVGSAKLKPVVHPGDSPPEARYIPSAVLAWFVRCRDLTCRFPGCDEPADHCDLDHTIAYPHGPTQASNLKCLCRKHHLLKTFGGWRDEQHPDGTVIWTSRHGQRITTCPGSKVLFPALCRPTAPVDPALVAAAEAAADANTRGLKMPRRKQTRAADRARAIAEERLHNETHAAARLAERDRPPPF, from the coding sequence ATGTTCGATCAGCTTGTGGCGGCGGCCGTGGGTACTCGGGGTGCCGCGGCGGTGGGGAGGTGGGCGCGGGTGGAAAACGCCGCCTGCGCGCGCCGGCTGCTCGCCAGCGCTGAGGTGCTCGAGCGGCTGCTGTCGGAGGCTGGGGCGGTGGATCGGGAACAGTGGTGCATCGACAACTGGTCGATGGCCGCCGCGGAGGTCGCGGCCGCCCAAGGCGTGTCGCTGGGGGTGGCCTCGCATCAGCTCTTGATCGCCGATGAGTTGCGGCACCGGTTACCGCGGGTGGCCGAGGTGTTCGCCACCGGGGCGGTCTCGTATCGGATGGTCGCCGAGGTGGCGGCGCGAACCCGGCTGATTCGCGATGCCGAGGCGATGGCCAAGGTCGACACCGAGCTGGCCGCCCAGATCGGCGGATGGGGATCGTTGTCGGTGGGCAAGCTGCACAGCGCGATCGACTACTGGGTGGATCGCTACGACCCGGCCGCGGTGCGGCGCAGCGAAGCTCATGCCCGCGACCGCTACGTCGATATCTATGACCCCGACGATGGATCGGGCACCGCCTCGATTCAGGGGTCGTTGCTGGCCACCGACACTGAGGCCTTGGATCAGCGCCTGGATGCGATGGCCGCCGCGGTCTGCGACGCTGATCCGCGCACGGTCGATCAGCGCCGTTCGGATGCGTTGGGCGCGTGGGGCCGCGGCGCCGATCGCCTGCAGTGTGCTTGCGGCAGTGAGGACTGTGAGGCCGCCGCGGCGACCACGAGTGCGGTGGTAATTCATGTGGTGGCTCGCGAGGAGTCATTGACCGATGACACTCCGGCGCACTTGGACGGGGAAGCGCCACGCCCGTCGGGCGAACCGACTGGCCCGGCCGCCACCGACCCGGGGTATCTGATGGGCCGGGGAATGCTGCCCGCTCCGCTGCTGGCTTCCAAGCTGGTCGGCAGCGCCAAACTGAAACCGGTTGTTCATCCCGGCGACAGCCCGCCCGAGGCGCGCTACATTCCGTCGGCGGTATTGGCGTGGTTCGTGCGATGCCGGGATCTGACGTGCCGGTTCCCAGGCTGCGACGAGCCAGCCGATCATTGCGATCTTGACCATACGATCGCCTATCCGCACGGGCCGACACAGGCGTCGAATCTGAAGTGCTTGTGCCGAAAACATCACTTACTGAAAACGTTTGGTGGCTGGCGTGATGAACAGCATCCGGATGGCACAGTCATCTGGACCTCACGCCACGGTCAGCGGATCACCACCTGTCCCGGCTCGAAGGTGCTGTTCCCCGCACTGTGCCGGCCCACCGCACCGGTCGACCCCGCACTCGTCGCCGCGGCAGAAGCAGCAGCTGATGCGAACACCCGCGGGTTGAAGATGCCCCGCCGCAAGCAAACCCGCGCAGCGGATCGCGCCCGAGCCATCGCCGAGGAACGCTTGCATAACGAAACCCACGCCGCCGCACGCCTCGCCGAACGCGACCGTCCGCCGCCGTTCTAG
- a CDS encoding CYTH and CHAD domain-containing protein, which yields MGKSNDQSSRHLEVERKFDVVDSTVTPSFDGLSSVVRVERGPAHRLEAVYFDTPDHGLAARRITLRRRTGGADAGWHLKLPAGPDARTEVREPLGEADEVPATLRDVVLAIVRDRPLGPVARISTRRTVDLLFGPDGTPVAEFCDDEVTAAAEPGGHEQAWREWELELAGGADRELLDRLSNRLIDAGATPAASGSKLARVLAESSQAEAVRSPADPVHRAVAEQVEELIEWDRAVRADVFDSVHQMRVTTRKIRSLLQSARDSFGISDDAWILDELRQLAGILGVARDAEVLAERYEQALDELPEELVRGPVRERLVDGAKRRYAAGLRRSLIAMRSQRYFRLLDALEGLVAAEPALQDEQEHGQATIDAAYKRVRKAAKAAAAADTEKDEALHRIRKGAKRLRYTAAATGAAKVSDRAKSVQSLLGDHQDSVVSRTHLSQQAEVAHAAGEDTFTYGVLYQQEEGVAQRAREQLDGALKKLAKAVRKAR from the coding sequence ATGGGCAAATCCAATGACCAGTCATCGCGGCATCTCGAGGTCGAGCGCAAGTTCGACGTCGTCGATTCGACCGTGACACCGTCATTCGACGGTTTGTCGTCGGTGGTGCGCGTCGAACGCGGACCGGCGCACCGGCTGGAAGCCGTGTACTTCGACACCCCGGACCACGGCCTAGCGGCGCGCCGCATCACGCTGCGCCGCCGCACCGGCGGTGCCGACGCCGGATGGCATCTCAAACTTCCGGCCGGTCCCGATGCCCGCACCGAGGTCCGAGAGCCCCTCGGCGAAGCGGACGAGGTGCCCGCGACGCTGCGTGACGTCGTGCTGGCCATCGTGCGTGACCGCCCGCTGGGGCCGGTCGCGCGGATCTCGACCCGGCGCACCGTGGACCTGCTCTTCGGTCCCGACGGGACACCGGTGGCGGAGTTCTGCGACGACGAGGTGACCGCTGCGGCGGAGCCGGGCGGCCACGAGCAGGCTTGGCGCGAATGGGAACTGGAGCTGGCCGGCGGCGCCGACCGCGAACTGCTCGACCGGTTGTCCAACCGACTGATCGACGCGGGAGCCACTCCGGCGGCCAGCGGTTCCAAACTGGCGCGGGTACTGGCCGAGTCGTCGCAAGCCGAGGCGGTTCGGAGTCCGGCCGATCCGGTGCACCGGGCGGTGGCCGAACAGGTGGAGGAGCTGATCGAGTGGGACCGTGCGGTCCGTGCCGACGTCTTCGACTCGGTACACCAGATGCGGGTGACGACGCGCAAGATCCGCAGCCTGCTGCAGTCGGCACGCGACTCGTTCGGCATTTCGGACGACGCGTGGATCCTCGACGAACTCCGCCAGCTCGCCGGGATCCTCGGCGTGGCGCGTGACGCGGAAGTGCTGGCCGAACGCTACGAGCAGGCGCTCGATGAGCTGCCCGAGGAACTGGTCCGTGGCCCGGTGCGGGAGCGGTTGGTCGACGGCGCCAAGCGGCGCTATGCGGCCGGGCTGCGCCGGTCACTGATCGCGATGCGCTCGCAGCGCTACTTCCGGCTTCTCGATGCGCTCGAAGGCTTGGTGGCCGCCGAACCGGCGCTGCAGGACGAGCAGGAGCACGGCCAGGCGACGATCGACGCGGCCTACAAGCGGGTGCGTAAAGCGGCCAAGGCCGCTGCCGCGGCGGACACCGAAAAGGACGAAGCGCTGCATCGAATCCGCAAGGGCGCCAAACGCCTTCGCTACACCGCCGCAGCAACCGGCGCAGCCAAGGTGTCGGATCGGGCGAAATCCGTTCAGTCGCTGCTCGGCGACCACCAGGACAGCGTGGTCAGCCGGACTCATCTCAGTCAGCAGGCCGAAGTCGCGCACGCCGCAGGCGAAGACACGTTCACCTACGGCGTGCTCTACCAGCAGGAGGAAGGCGTCGCCCAACGCGCGCGCGAGCAGTTGGACGGCGCGTTGAAGAAGCTGGCCAAGGCGGTGCGAAAGGCGCGGTGA
- a CDS encoding zinc ribbon domain-containing protein produces the protein MKAEVAQQQSLLELAELDARLSRLQHRAKHLAEQQRLEEVQAAHRQANDRLAALQIAIEDLDAQVAKYESEIDAVRQREERDRALLAGGTVDAKQLTELQHELDTLERRQAALEDSQLEVMERREELQSQQQTALADIDELQNDLGAAQTACDEARTDLDQQKHQGMSRREELVAALDSDLVALYERQRARGGAGAGQLQGRRCGACRIEIDKGELARISAAADDDVLRCPECGAILLRVKGFDA, from the coding sequence ATGAAAGCTGAAGTAGCTCAACAACAGTCGTTACTCGAGCTGGCCGAACTCGATGCCCGGTTGAGTCGTCTGCAGCACCGCGCCAAACATCTGGCCGAACAGCAGCGGCTGGAGGAGGTGCAGGCCGCACACCGCCAAGCCAACGACCGGTTGGCTGCGTTGCAGATCGCGATCGAGGACTTGGATGCGCAGGTGGCCAAGTACGAATCGGAGATCGACGCCGTGCGTCAGCGCGAGGAGCGCGATCGCGCGCTTCTCGCCGGCGGCACGGTCGATGCCAAACAGCTCACCGAGTTGCAGCACGAACTCGACACACTCGAGCGCAGGCAGGCGGCGCTGGAGGACTCGCAGCTGGAGGTCATGGAGCGCCGCGAGGAACTGCAGAGCCAGCAGCAGACCGCGTTGGCCGACATCGACGAGCTGCAGAACGATCTGGGAGCCGCGCAGACGGCGTGCGACGAGGCGCGCACCGACCTCGACCAGCAGAAGCATCAGGGCATGTCGCGTCGCGAAGAACTGGTCGCCGCGCTCGACTCCGACCTCGTTGCGCTCTACGAACGACAGCGGGCCCGCGGCGGCGCGGGCGCCGGGCAGTTGCAGGGACGCCGGTGCGGAGCGTGCCGGATCGAGATCGACAAGGGCGAGCTGGCGCGGATCTCGGCCGCGGCCGACGACGACGTGCTGCGTTGTCCGGAGTGCGGGGCGATCCTGTTGCGGGTCAAGGGGTTCGACGCGTGA
- a CDS encoding NAD(P)/FAD-dependent oxidoreductase, with translation MDTDWDCVVVGGGAAGLSAGLVLGRARRRTLVIDSGAQSNLAAHGIGGLLGHDGRPPAQLYALGREELSAYPSVEVRTGEVVSGERIGGRFELRTGDGRIERTRRVLLATGMEYRPPALPGLAELWGRSVFHCPFCHGWEVRDQPLGVLARGERAVHSALLLRMWSDDVVLLTDGPADLDEGQRRRLDAADVSIDERAVAELAVRDGDLEAVVFADGSRLARTGLLVASTLHQRSSLAEQLGTTQGDPTPIAQDPVYVDAFYRTSAPGVFAAGDLSAQMPQVAAAVAGGSAAAAAVVQSLVEDDFPVDVPEGSRHVNA, from the coding sequence ATGGACACAGATTGGGATTGCGTCGTGGTCGGCGGCGGTGCGGCCGGGCTGAGCGCCGGCCTGGTGCTGGGCCGGGCCCGGCGGCGCACGCTGGTGATCGACTCCGGCGCACAGAGCAACCTGGCCGCCCACGGTATCGGTGGACTTCTGGGGCACGACGGTCGGCCGCCGGCGCAGCTGTACGCACTGGGGCGCGAAGAACTGTCGGCGTATCCGAGCGTCGAGGTGCGGACCGGTGAAGTGGTCAGCGGTGAACGGATCGGGGGACGCTTCGAGTTGCGGACGGGGGACGGCCGGATCGAACGGACCCGGCGGGTGCTGCTGGCCACCGGCATGGAGTATCGACCACCGGCGCTTCCGGGGCTGGCGGAGTTGTGGGGCCGGTCGGTTTTCCACTGCCCGTTCTGCCACGGCTGGGAAGTTCGCGACCAGCCGCTGGGCGTACTGGCGCGCGGCGAGCGTGCGGTGCACTCGGCGCTGTTGTTGCGTATGTGGAGCGACGACGTGGTATTGCTCACCGACGGACCCGCCGATCTCGACGAGGGCCAGCGGCGACGGTTGGACGCCGCGGACGTCTCGATCGATGAGCGGGCAGTCGCCGAACTCGCCGTGCGGGACGGGGATTTGGAGGCCGTGGTGTTCGCAGACGGGAGCCGCCTGGCGCGGACGGGTCTGCTGGTCGCGTCGACGCTGCATCAACGTTCGTCGCTCGCCGAGCAACTGGGCACGACGCAGGGCGACCCGACGCCGATTGCGCAGGATCCCGTGTATGTCGATGCGTTCTACCGCACCAGTGCGCCTGGCGTTTTCGCCGCCGGTGACCTAAGCGCACAGATGCCGCAGGTGGCCGCCGCAGTGGCCGGGGGTTCGGCAGCAGCCGCCGCCGTGGTGCAAAGCCTTGTCGAGGACGATTTTCCAGTTGATGTTCCGGAAGGGAGCCGACATGTCAACGCCTGA
- a CDS encoding methyltransferase family protein, with product MRKPAAAISSAAFFVVAPGTFVGLGPWLITRWDLPDPVSAWRLALGAVLVVAGLVPPVHAFVEFVRAGGTPMPVAPTERLVVTGFNRFIRNPMYAGLITAILGQAVLFASVWLVVYAVIAWAVTASFVRWYEEPTLVRTYGQQYEAYRGNVPAWIPRLTPWTPPA from the coding sequence GTGCGAAAACCGGCCGCCGCGATCAGTTCCGCGGCGTTCTTCGTGGTCGCGCCCGGCACCTTCGTCGGGCTCGGCCCGTGGCTGATCACCCGCTGGGATCTTCCCGATCCCGTTTCGGCGTGGCGGCTGGCACTGGGCGCTGTGTTGGTGGTCGCGGGCCTTGTGCCGCCGGTGCACGCGTTCGTCGAATTCGTGAGGGCCGGTGGCACTCCGATGCCCGTCGCGCCAACCGAACGACTGGTGGTGACGGGCTTCAACCGGTTCATCCGCAACCCGATGTATGCCGGTCTCATCACGGCGATCCTCGGCCAGGCAGTGCTGTTCGCGAGCGTGTGGCTGGTCGTCTACGCCGTGATCGCATGGGCTGTCACGGCCTCGTTCGTGCGCTGGTACGAAGAACCGACCCTGGTTCGCACCTATGGGCAGCAGTATGAGGCCTACCGCGGCAACGTACCCGCGTGGATTCCCCGACTGACGCCGTGGACGCCACCGGCCTAG
- a CDS encoding 2OG-Fe(II) oxygenase, giving the protein MAQTKWRTRVDSGDWESIAAELDATGGALLPRLLTKGEAAEIRSLYPADDMFRATIDMARYRFGEGEYRYLRQPYPEPVGALRRALYPRLLPIARDWWNKLGRPTPWPDSFDDWLDQCHAAGQTKSTAILLKYGPGDWNALHRDLYGDLVFPLQVVINLSEPGIDHTGGEFILVEQRPRAQSRGTATLLPHGHGFVFTTRERPVRSSRGWSAAPVRHGVSLVRSGERYTLGLIFHDAK; this is encoded by the coding sequence ATGGCGCAGACGAAATGGCGCACTCGCGTGGACTCCGGCGACTGGGAGTCCATCGCCGCTGAACTCGACGCCACCGGCGGTGCTCTGCTTCCCCGGCTGCTCACGAAGGGCGAAGCGGCGGAGATCAGGAGCCTCTATCCCGCCGACGACATGTTCCGCGCCACCATCGACATGGCTCGATATCGCTTCGGGGAGGGCGAATACCGCTACCTCCGCCAGCCGTATCCCGAACCGGTCGGAGCGCTCAGGCGGGCGCTGTATCCGCGACTGCTCCCGATCGCGCGGGACTGGTGGAACAAGTTGGGTCGTCCGACCCCGTGGCCGGACAGCTTCGACGACTGGCTCGACCAGTGCCACGCCGCCGGCCAGACGAAATCGACGGCGATCCTGCTCAAATACGGACCCGGTGACTGGAACGCGCTACACCGAGACCTCTACGGCGACTTGGTGTTTCCGCTGCAGGTCGTGATCAACCTCAGTGAACCGGGCATCGACCACACCGGCGGCGAGTTCATCCTCGTCGAACAACGCCCCCGCGCCCAGTCCCGCGGCACCGCCACGCTGCTGCCGCACGGGCACGGATTTGTCTTCACCACCCGCGAGAGGCCCGTGCGGTCCAGCCGCGGCTGGTCGGCCGCCCCCGTGCGCCACGGTGTTTCGTTGGTGCGCTCGGGTGAGCGCTATACGCTCGGGCTCATCTTTCACGACGCGAAGTGA